In Quercus lobata isolate SW786 chromosome 12, ValleyOak3.0 Primary Assembly, whole genome shotgun sequence, a genomic segment contains:
- the LOC115971799 gene encoding GATA transcription factor 12-like: MEAPEYQSGFCTQFVTEKRLSIDNKAAGGGGGGDHFMVEDLLDFSNDDDAVIADTPFEVATTTTAGNSTDSSTVTIVDSCNSSSFSGCDPNFVSDIGCRNFPDANFASDLCVPYDDLAELEWLSNFVEESFSSEDLQKLQMISGMKARTVDETSETTPQHEPSNRNSNSPIFRPEMSVPAKARSKRSRAAPCNWTSRLLVLSQQSPSSSPPQSPSLTPPYSDLDRDFAVAKKTVKVAAYSKKKDGVDSGGDGRKCLHCATDKTPQWRTGPMGPKTLCNACGVRYKSGRLVPEYRPAASPTFMLTKHSNSHRKVLELRRQKEMMRTHHHHHHQQHQHHQQQQFLHHHHQNMVFDVTNGGDDYLIHNHVGPDFRQLI, from the exons ATGGAAGCACCTGAATATCAGAGCGGGTTTTGCACACAATTCGTGACCGAAAAGCGCCTCTCAATCGACAATAAAGCAGCCGGCggaggtggaggaggagaccaTTTCATGGTGGAGGACCTCCTCGACTTTTCCAATGACGACGATGCAGTCATTGCTGACACTCCTTTTGAAgtcgccaccaccaccaccgccggAAACTCCACGGATTCTTCCACTGTCACCATTGTCGACAGCTGCAATTCCTCCTCGTTTTCGGGCTGTGACCCCAATTTTGTGTCCGACATTGGCTGCCGGAATTTCCCTGACGCCAACTTTGCCAGCGACCTTTGTGTGCCG TACGACGATTTAGCTGAGCTGGAATGGCTATCGAATTTCGTGGAGGAATCGTTCTCAAGCGAGGACTTGCAGAAACTGCAAATGATATCCGGCATGAAAGCCCGAACCGTGGACGAAACGTCCGAAACGACTCCACAACACGAGCCGTCGAACCGAAACAGCAACAGTCCGATATTTCGCCCCGAAATGTCGGTCCCAGCCAAAGCCCGAAGCAAGCGGTCACGTGCGGCACCATGCAACTGGACGTCACGCCTTCTCGTTCTCTCTCAACAATCCCCGTCGTCATCACCGCCGCAGTCGCCGTCACTCACTCCGCCGTACTCGGACCTCGACCGAGACTTCGCCGTCGCGAAGAAAACGGTGAAGGTGGCGGCGTATTCGAAGAAGAAAGACGGAGTCGATAGCGGCGGAGACGGGCGGAAGTGCCTGCATTGCGCGACGGACAAGACGCCGCAGTGGCGGACGGGGCCCATGGGCCCAAAAACGTTGTGTAACGCTTGCGGAGTGAGGTACAAGTCGGGTCGGCTCGTACCCGAATACAGACCCGCTGCGAGCCCAACGTTTATGCTGACTAAGCATTCGAATTCGCACCGTAAGGTCCTCGAGCTGAGGCGCCAGAAAGAGATGATGAGgacccatcatcatcatcatcatcaacagcATCAGCATCATCAGCAGCAAcagtttcttcatcatcatcatcagaataTGGTGTTCGATGTAACCAACGGTGGTGATGATTACTTGATTCACAACCACGTGGGCCCTGATTTCAGGCAGCTGATCTAG
- the LOC115970721 gene encoding uncharacterized protein LOC115970721 isoform X1, translating to MAYRCRSLSQPTFSVFKSAFTKPTVKPKSAPSFRTVTARSPLTTPGSVPQLGALQSLLPLHSAVSSARLTSCLGLDSTSSRSLSQELGLSVPR from the exons ATGGCCTATCGATGTAGATCTCTTTCACAACCAACATTCTCTGTCTTCAAATCGGCATTCACCAAACCCACTGTTAAGCCCAAATCGGCACCTTCTTTTCGCACAGTCACGGCCCGTTCTCCTCTCACAACTCCAGG gtCGGTTCCTCAGTTGGGTGCTCTTCAGTCTCTGCTTCCTCTCCACTCAGCCGTCTCTTCGGCCCGGCTCACGTCGTGCCTTGGACTCGATTCTACGAGCTCCAGGTCGTTGTCTCAGG AACTAGGTCTCAGCGTGCCGCGATGA
- the LOC115970721 gene encoding uncharacterized protein LOC115970721 isoform X2, whose protein sequence is MAYRCRSLSQPTFSVFKSAFTKPTVKPKSAPSFRTVTARSPLTTPGSVPQLGALQSLLPLHSAVSSARLTSCLGLDSTSSRSLSQGMLCSANPGV, encoded by the exons ATGGCCTATCGATGTAGATCTCTTTCACAACCAACATTCTCTGTCTTCAAATCGGCATTCACCAAACCCACTGTTAAGCCCAAATCGGCACCTTCTTTTCGCACAGTCACGGCCCGTTCTCCTCTCACAACTCCAGG gtCGGTTCCTCAGTTGGGTGCTCTTCAGTCTCTGCTTCCTCTCCACTCAGCCGTCTCTTCGGCCCGGCTCACGTCGTGCCTTGGACTCGATTCTACGAGCTCCAGGTCGTTGTCTCAGGGTATGCTTTGCAGTGCAAACCCAGGAGTTTGA